A single genomic interval of Labeo rohita strain BAU-BD-2019 chromosome 13, IGBB_LRoh.1.0, whole genome shotgun sequence harbors:
- the LOC127175147 gene encoding uncharacterized protein LOC127175147 codes for MSASSEPAPAAVSTKSSQVTAKSSHVPAVPTKSSHVTAVQTKPSKVTAVAPGSSKVTVVVPESSKVNDLHKPVQATAGLHVSNQVTADLQESKSSHVPPDGPESSHVPPDGPESSRVPPDGPESSRVPPDGPESSRAPPDGPESSRVSFDRPEPCHIMSASVMATAILSIWAASYAPENLTTTPEVLPVVKSVPEVSSDLPEPCHVMSPSVLAIAILSVWAAHSAPEVSSVRQPTPELPSDLKFASEALSDHETDPEASPVGEAAPMPPEVSASAVDPPREAAFYLKLSASPLILSASSVSTVPRSQAITRFPAPEVPSGPKSAPEVPSGPKSAPEVPSDLKSAPEAFPVGEAAPMPPEVPASAVEPLMEGAFTSILSASPLLLSASSVPVLPRSQSMTEPPVPPRRAAAPPVPPRRAAVPPAPPRGTAAPSSPVLSASSVPAFPRSRIVTRVPALPWRAPAPPAPPPVPPWRSPAPPPVPPWRSPAPPPVPPWRSPAPPWTSTLPPAPPRSTAPPPAPPWRTPVPHAPPPAPAWRAPKPPAPPPAPPWRAFAQPVLPQSPGPHRSLDCSIAERLSHTSPSGRASFETSITAGTPIFQPALGDDPLWEIW; via the exons ATGTCTGCCTCTTCTGAACCTGCACCAGCTGCTGTTTctactaagtcaagtcaagtcacagccaagtcaagtcatgttcCAGCTGTTCctaccaagtcaagtcacgtcacagccgtTCAAACCAAGCcaagcaaggtcacagccgtGGCTCCCGggtcaagcaaggtcacagtcgtggttcctgagtcaagtaaagtcaatgatcttcacaagccagttcaagccaccgctggtcttcacgtatcaaatcaagtcaccgctgatctccaagagtcaaagtccagtcacgtcccgcctgacggcccagagtccagtcacgtcccgcctgacggcccagagtccagtcgcgtcccgcctgacggcccagagtccagtcgcgtcccgcctgacggcccagagtccagtcgcgccccgcctgacggcccagagtccagtcgcGTCTCGtttgaccgcccagagccttgtcacatcatgtctgccagtgtgatggcaacCGCAATCCTCAGCATCTGGGCCGCAAGCTACGCTCCAGAGAACTTGACGACGACTCCAGAAGTCCTACCCGTCGTCAAGTCTgtgccagaggtctcgtctgacctccctgAGCCTTGTCACGTCATGTCTCCTAGCGTGTTGGCAATCGCCAttctcagtgtgtgggctgcacactcagCTCCAGAGGTCTCATCTGTTCGCCAGCCaactccagagctcccgtctgatctcaagtttGCTTCGGAGGCCCTGTCTGACCACGAGACAGACCCAGAGGCCTCACCagttggagaagccgcgccaatgcctcctgaggtgtcagcttcggctgtagatcctcctagggaggcggcgttctacctcaaactctctgcttctccccttattctgtctgcctcctctgtctctactgttcctaggtcccaggccataacgcggtttcctgctccagag gtcccgtctggtcccaagtctgctccagaggtcccgtctggtcccaagtctgctccagaggtcccgtctgacctCAAGTCCGCCCCTGAGGCCTTCCCCGtaggagaagctgcgccaatgcctccagaggtgccAGCGTCAGCTGtggaacctcttatggagggggcgttcaCCTCAatactctctgcttctccccttcttctgtctgcctcctctgtccctgttctccccaggtcccagtccatgacagAGCcacctgttccgccccggagagCTGCGgcacctcctgttccgccccggagagctgcggtacctcctgctccgccccgggggactgctgcgccttcttcccctgttctgtctgcctcctctgtccctgctttccccaggtcccggATTGTGACGCGGGTTCCGGCTCTGCcttggagggctcctgcgcctcctgctcctcctccagttccgccctggaggagtcctgctccgcctccagttccgccctggaggagtcctgctccgcctccagttccgccctggaggagtcctgctccgccctggacgTCTactctgcctcctgctccgccccggagcaCTGCTCCacctccagctccgccctggaggacgcCAGTGCCCcatgctccgcctccggctcctgCCTGGAGGGCTCCCAAGCCTCCCGCTCCACccccggctccaccctggagggcctTTGCCCAGCCAGTGCTGCCTCAGTCTCCTGGCCCCCACCGctccctggact GCTCTATTGCTGAGAGACTTTCTCACACCTCTCCATCTGGACGGGCTTCTTTCGAAACGTCAATCACAGCAGGGACTCCCATTTTTCAGCCAGCTTTGGGGGATGACCCTCTCTGGGAGATTTGGTGA
- the ppm1g gene encoding protein phosphatase 1G gives MGAYLSQPNTEKTTGVGGNKNMNFGFAAMQGWRVSMEDAHNCIPEMDEETAMFAVYDGHGGEEVALYCSKYLPDIIKEQKAYKDGKLQKALEDAFLAIDARITTEEVIKELVQIAGRPQEETEKVADEDDVDNEEAALLHEEATMTIEELLSRFGQNQNKSAKKPCPGASKESEDGEKSHAEKAINGETESGASEADSNGKEKAATAGDAAGGSKMRACRRAAASSGSSGSASGGAAEKSGDAGPSCSSSAAAAPGSAKSKFFEDSEESEEGEDEEEGSEEEDCSEEDGENSSENEEEDDTEEGEEEDTDEEEEMCLPGMDGKEEPGSDSGTTAVVALIRGKQLIVANAGDSRCVVSEKGKAVDMSYDHKPEDELELARIKNAGGKVTMDGRVNGGLNLSRAIGDHFYKRNKALPPEEQMISALPDVKVLTLNEDHDFMVIACDGIWNVMSSQEVVDFVSERLKTEAGKNKPLSAIIEELLDHCLAPDTSGDGTGCDNMTCIIITFSPHLGNNKDESTKKRKPEETAAEENGNDSKKSKTE, from the exons ATGGGGGCTTACTTGTCTCAACCAAACACGGAGAAGACCACAGGCGTCGGCGGGAATAAGAACATGAACTTCGGCTTCGCGGCCATGCAGGGCTGGCGAGTGTCTATGGAG GACGCGCACAACTGCATCCCAGAGATGGATGAGGAAACTGCGATGTTTGCAGTCTATGATGGTCATGGAG GTGAAGAGGTTGCTTTGTATTGCTCCAAGTACTTGCCTGACATTATTAAAGAGCAGAAAGCATATAAGGATGGCAAACTGCAAAAG GCTTTAGAAGATGCTTTCCTGGCTATAGATGCCCGGATCACCACAGAGGAAGTCATCAAGGAACTTGTTCAGATAGCTGGACGTCCTcaggaagaaacagaaaaagtaGCAGATGAAGATGATG TTGATAATGAAGAAGCAGCTCTGCTGCATGAAGAGGCCACCATGACAATCGAGGAGCTGCTTAGTCGCTTCGGACAGAACCAAAACAAAAGTGCCAAAAAGCCGTGTCCAGGTGCCTCTAAAGAGTCTGAGGATGGAGAGAAATCTCATGCTGAGAAGGCAATCAACGGTGAGACGGAAAGCGGGGCTTCTGAAGCCGACAGCAATGGGAAGGAGAAGGCAGCCACTGCTGGTGATGCGGCCGGAGGCTCCAAGATGAGGGCCTGCAGACGGGCGGCTGCGTCCAGTGGCAGCAGTGGCTCTGCTTCTGGTGGAGCCGCTGAGAAATCTGGTGATGCTGGTCCTTCCTGCTCCTCCTCTGCAGCTGCTGCTCCAGGGAGTGCCAAGTCCAAGTTCTTCGAGGACAGTGAAGAGTCAGAGGAGGGAGAAGACGAAGAAGAAGGTAGCGAGGAAGAG GACTGCAGTGAGGAGGACGGTGAGAACAGCAGTGAGAATGAAGAAGAGGATGACACTGAAGAGGGAGAGGAAGAGGATACCGATGAAGAGGAGGAAATGTGCTTGCCAGGCATGGATGGAAAAGAGGAG CCAGGTTCAGACAGTGGCACCACAGCTGTAGTTGCTCTTATTCGTGGGAAGCAGCTCATCGTGGCCAACGCTGGAGACTCCAGATGCGTGGTGTCTGAAAAGGGAAAGGCGGTGGACATGTCCTATGACCACAAACCAGAGGATGAGCTGGAGCTGGCCAGAATAAAGAATGCTGGTGGGAAGGTGACCATGGACGGCCGTGTCAATGGAGGCCTGAACCTCTCCAGAGCTATTG GTGATCACTTTTATAAAAGGAACAAGGCTCTTCCCCCAGAGGAACAGATGATCTCTGCTCTACCTGATGTCAAAGTGCTGACTCTCAATGAAGACCATGACTTCATGGTTATTGCCTGTGATGGCATCTG GAATGTGATGAGCAGTCAAGAAGTGGTGGACTTTGTAAGTGAGAGATTGAAAACTGAGGCTGGTAAAAACAAACCCCTGTCTGCCATTATTGAAGAG CTGCTGGACCACTGCTTAGCGCCAGACACCTCAGGAGACGGCACAGGATGTGACAACATGACCTGTATAATTATCACCTTCTCCCCACACCTCGGGAACAACAAAGACGAGAGCACCAAGAAGCGAAAGCCGGAGGAGACCGCGGCTGAGGAAAACGGCAACGACAGCAAAAAATCCAAAACTGAATAG